TGAAAAATCAAAAGCCAAGCAGGCCGTCAAAAAGGCCAGCGAAAGGTTGGAAAAAACAGTCTCCTTAGAGAAGCTAATCCAGGAAGCATTGAAAAATATTAAGTAATTTATTAAGTAATTTCCTCTTCTTCTCCTATCTGGGCGTAAAACCATTTCTCTATTTCAGGTTTCTTGAATCGCCAGCCGTTCCCTACCTTATAACATGGTATAGTTCCATTCTTACACATTCGGTATATACTGGTTTCATGTAATCTGAGGTATTTAGCCACTTCTTTAACCGTCATAATAGTTGTCCGCTTCTCCTTTATGGTTGGGTCCATCGTGATAATCAACCTCCCTTGGTATAATTATGGGGCGATATTCATCGTTTTGGCCATTTTCCCCCGACATCTGGTAGTCGGAACACCCCAGGCCACCAGACATCCGGTGGCCAGAAGATGGCTCTTCATAAGATGGTCGAAACGATGAACAAGGCCTAATATTTATATTCCTCGCTAATTTAATTGTTATCCTACAGTTTTTGTTATTAAAGCATAATTATGTAATCTTGTCAAGATTTTTTTTAGTTATTTGCGATGGTAAGGTAAAAAATTAGATTCTTGACACAGAGGCCCAGAGACAGAGAGGAAATACCGGATCATCACTTGTGATTTGGGGAAGAGATATCCTCGTAAGATTAAAAAAGTCCTAAACCTTGGCTAAATATTTGCCGATAATAATAACGTAGAGGGGAAAAATATCCGGGAGAGATCACGATGA
The bacterium genome window above contains:
- a CDS encoding helix-turn-helix domain-containing protein; the protein is MDPTIKEKRTTIMTVKEVAKYLRLHETSIYRMCKNGTIPCYKVGNGWRFKKPEIEKWFYAQIGEEEEIT